In a genomic window of Pedobacter sp. KBS0701:
- a CDS encoding DinB family protein: MKSKPTSGRMYGIIVLYEMQTDFLLRALDGIDQKDAQKRLDTKANHIAWITGSMVQGRYFLAKSFDVDLPSITDELFANNKGIIDDVIYPALADFIKDWKNISPKLQEALTQATDEKLEEKLNIPGMEITLFEMISFSTYRDANCIGQIALWRRLLGYPGMNYM; encoded by the coding sequence ATGAAAAGTAAACCAACCAGTGGCAGAATGTACGGTATAATTGTATTGTACGAAATGCAAACAGATTTTTTATTGAGGGCTTTAGATGGGATAGACCAAAAAGATGCGCAAAAAAGATTGGATACCAAAGCCAACCACATTGCATGGATTACCGGAAGTATGGTGCAGGGGCGGTATTTTCTGGCTAAATCATTCGATGTTGATCTTCCATCCATCACCGACGAACTTTTTGCCAATAACAAGGGCATTATTGATGATGTAATTTATCCAGCGCTTGCCGATTTTATAAAAGATTGGAAAAACATTTCTCCAAAACTTCAGGAGGCCTTAACCCAGGCTACCGATGAAAAACTGGAAGAAAAACTCAATATACCCGGAATGGAAATTACCCTTTTCGAAATGATCAGTTTCAGCACTTACCGGGATGCGAACTGTATCGGACAAATTGCCCTGTGGCGTAGGTTATTGGGTTATCCAGGAATGAATTATATGTAA
- a CDS encoding DinB family protein, protein MEKVINEANETLLALENAFSKFDAALVNKVPFEGSWTAGQLAEHLVLSNSGFLQVINGPVIETDKPADLMVGAIKKDFLNFDVKYDSPKEIYPEDRNYNPAELLDNLKQIRMGISEAAGNLDLTKTCSSYELPGYGFLTRLEAVYFVIYHTQRHIHQLKNIYSGLNPN, encoded by the coding sequence ATGGAAAAAGTAATTAATGAAGCGAATGAAACCTTATTGGCATTGGAAAACGCTTTCTCAAAATTTGATGCCGCATTGGTGAATAAGGTGCCTTTTGAAGGCAGCTGGACCGCAGGGCAATTGGCTGAACACCTGGTTTTGTCGAATTCGGGCTTTCTACAGGTTATCAATGGTCCTGTTATCGAGACAGATAAACCAGCTGATTTAATGGTAGGGGCCATTAAAAAAGATTTTTTGAATTTCGATGTGAAGTACGATTCGCCTAAAGAAATTTACCCTGAAGACAGGAACTATAACCCGGCGGAATTATTGGATAATTTAAAGCAGATCAGGATGGGGATATCAGAAGCGGCGGGAAACTTGGATTTAACTAAAACCTGTAGTTCTTATGAGCTGCCCGGTTATGGTTTTCTTACCCGTTTGGAAGCTGTTTATTTTGTGATATATCATACCCAGCGACATATCCACCAATTAAAAAATATTTACAGTGGCTTAAATCCCAATTGA
- a CDS encoding DUF1579 domain-containing protein: MRNNRLDLLNPYIGKWKTEGLTQSGEVITGTDTYEWIEGGFFLMHKIDVTFNKKKIQSLEIIHYDDMEDVFRSQSFDNAGKIAISTLKIYDDIILIFADTERFKGNFKGNTIEGLWEQFNGNCWEPWMDIKLTKIKH; the protein is encoded by the coding sequence ATGAGAAACAACAGGCTTGATTTACTCAATCCATACATTGGTAAATGGAAAACAGAAGGGTTAACCCAATCGGGAGAGGTAATTACCGGAACCGATACTTACGAATGGATTGAGGGTGGTTTCTTTTTAATGCACAAAATAGATGTAACGTTTAATAAGAAAAAGATACAATCTTTAGAAATTATTCATTATGATGATATGGAGGATGTTTTCAGGTCGCAATCTTTCGATAATGCAGGGAAAATTGCCATCTCTACACTTAAAATTTATGATGATATCATTTTAATATTTGCAGATACTGAAAGATTTAAAGGGAATTTTAAGGGCAATACCATCGAAGGGTTATGGGAACAGTTTAATGGTAACTGCTGGGAGCCCTGGATGGATATTAAGTTGACGAAAATAAAACATTAA
- a CDS encoding VOC family protein: MATLNTYLNFNGNTEEAFNFYKSVFGGEFLVVQRYKDSPGCEGMAIGDQEKLMHIALPIGGNILMGTDITHPMPPATFGTGISLSVDATSEDEAKRLFDNLSAGGTVTMALEKTFWNALFGMATDKFGIQWMVNYDYK, encoded by the coding sequence ATGGCAACACTTAACACGTATTTAAATTTTAACGGAAACACTGAAGAAGCATTCAATTTTTACAAGTCAGTTTTTGGTGGCGAATTTTTGGTAGTGCAGCGCTATAAAGATTCTCCCGGCTGCGAGGGTATGGCCATTGGCGATCAGGAAAAATTGATGCACATTGCTTTACCCATTGGCGGTAATATTTTAATGGGAACCGATATTACTCATCCGATGCCGCCAGCAACATTCGGGACAGGTATTTCACTATCGGTTGACGCGACTAGTGAAGACGAAGCCAAACGTTTATTTGATAACCTTTCTGCAGGCGGTACCGTTACCATGGCCTTAGAAAAAACATTCTGGAATGCACTTTTTGGTATGGCTACCGATAAATTCGGCATCCAATGGATGGTGAATTATGATTATAAGTAG
- a CDS encoding DoxX family membrane protein: protein MKIAVIVVRVLLAAMYLFASVSFFLHLMPKEAPVMSAAQNTFMSGVMASVYLMPLIKVTELIGGILLLINRTAPLAALVIFPVTLNIFLYHAFLGPKDLPMVGVMLIFNLFLFYAYRAKYLPILSK from the coding sequence ATGAAAATTGCAGTAATTGTTGTACGCGTGCTTCTAGCCGCCATGTATCTTTTTGCTTCTGTAAGTTTTTTCCTTCATTTAATGCCTAAGGAGGCACCAGTAATGTCGGCTGCTCAAAACACATTTATGTCGGGTGTAATGGCATCTGTTTATTTAATGCCCTTAATTAAAGTTACAGAGTTGATAGGTGGGATACTTTTGCTTATTAACCGTACAGCACCTTTGGCTGCACTGGTAATTTTTCCGGTTACACTCAATATTTTCCTGTATCATGCATTTTTAGGTCCGAAAGATTTACCTATGGTTGGTGTGATGCTTATATTTAATTTATTCCTTTTTTATGCTTATCGTGCTAAGTACCTGCCAATCCTTTCAAAGTAA
- a CDS encoding DUF2147 domain-containing protein: protein MRKLPFLMLLFIAVSFSAFAQNKDAIVGKWLNPSGEGQIEIYKKGEKFYGKLAWIKEPNINGKPKLDVKNPDEKLQKRALLNLEILKDFKYDDGKWTDGTIYDPKSGKTYSCNMTLKSADVLNIRGYVGISLLGRSETFRRVK from the coding sequence ATGAGAAAGCTACCATTTTTAATGCTGCTCTTTATAGCGGTATCATTTTCTGCCTTTGCACAGAACAAAGATGCTATTGTTGGCAAATGGCTTAATCCATCAGGAGAAGGACAGATTGAAATTTATAAAAAAGGCGAAAAGTTTTATGGAAAACTGGCCTGGATAAAAGAGCCTAACATTAACGGAAAACCTAAATTAGATGTTAAAAACCCTGATGAAAAGCTACAGAAACGTGCTTTGTTAAATCTGGAAATACTGAAAGATTTTAAATATGATGATGGGAAATGGACCGATGGAACAATTTACGATCCAAAAAGCGGTAAAACCTATAGTTGCAACATGACTTTAAAAAGTGCTGATGTATTAAATATCCGCGGATATGTAGGTATTTCACTTTTGGGAAGATCAGAAACTTTTAGACGGGTTAAATAA